Genomic segment of Cereibacter sphaeroides 2.4.1:
GTGCAAGGAACAGGGCTTCGGAAAGGGCGGCGGATGAGACCAGCGGAAGAAATCGCGCGGATGCTGCCGATCCCGGCGGACCTCGGCCGGGGCGCCTTCACCGGCAAGTGGCGCAGCGCCTCGGCGCATATCAGCCCCGAGCGGATGACGCCGCTGAAGGAGGCGCTACTCTTCAAGACCAACGCCGCTCTCTATTCCCTCGTCTCGGCCGCGATGGTCTGGCAGGCCGAACGGCTCCGCGAGCAGACGGACGTCTCGCCGCTCCTCGACATGGCCGAGGCCCTCTATGCCTGGCAGCAGGACTGGCACTGGTTCGGCCGGACGCCCGCAATCGCCGACATCGACACGATCGACGAGGCGCCGAGGCCGCAGGGCAGCGTCCTGATGATGCTCGACCTGATCCATCAGGACCACATCTACACCTCCGGGCACTGGCCCTCCGAACCGATCTTCTCGGTCACGGCGGACATGCTGGTGCTGACGCGGTTCAACCTGCCTGCGGACGCGGTTCCTGCCTTCGATGCCTGGGTCGAGGCCGTGATCGCGCGGATGGATCTTGTCGCGGAATTTCCCGAGCATGGCGAGACGCCCGAGCTCGAGGTGGGCGACACGCCCGAGCGGCGCGCCTGGGCGGCGAAAGTGATGGGCCGGCCGCTGCCGCCGTCGGTCCTCGACCTCTCGCGCGATCCGGACCCGTCCCGCTGGCCCGAAGAGTGGCGCGACCTGCTGGCCCGGCTCGACTGGAACCGCAACCCCTTCCTCCGCCACCCCCCCGGCACGCTACGCCCGCGGCAGGACGGCGAGGTGCCATGAGCAGAAGGCAGGAGCGGGTCTCGTGAGCGCCGTCTACGACCATGTCCGCAGCCGGACAGCCGACGAAGACTCGCGCGATCTGTCCTTCGCCTGGGACCAGTGGCGTTACACCGACTACTTCCTTTTCGAGGAGGATACCTCGGCCGCCCCCTTCGAGAACCTCTCCGATCTGGCCTGCCGTGGCCTCGTCATCGCCGTGGCCGAGGCCATCACCGCACGGTTCCATGCGCACCGCGGCACGGAGGAGGCGCGGTCCTATCTCGATGCCGCCTGGGCCACGATGCTGCGCGAGGGCGCCTGCGACTACGCCCTCCTGCCCGCCGAGGACTGGCCGGGGCCGGTGCGTGGCGCCCTCCGGGCCGCCATGCTCGTCGTCAACGACACGCTCCACGAGGCGCGCGACGATGGCGACTTCCCCGCCCGCTGCGTCTGGATCCTGCAGCTCGCGCGCCACGTCCTGCCGCCGCGCCTTCGACCCGAGTTCGAAGCCTGGGTCGCCGTCGCCACCTCGCGCCTCGCGCGCCACTGGCCGGTGCCCGAGCACCGGAGCGGCCTCTTCGCCGAGAGCTTCGACCGCGGCCCGCCGGTCGGGCCCTGCACCTTCCTGCCGCGCGATCCCGGCACCCCCGAGAGCGCCGCGGCCTGCCTCGCCCGCCATCTCGCGACCCTCGCCGGCAACCCCTGGCTCTTGCCCCCCGATACCGCCTAGTTCAGTTGCACGCTCGCCCCCTGGAGCCTGTTCGCACCGCTGGCCCGACTCAGGATCTCGGTGCCGCGGATCGTGACCCGCCCGTCCGGCGCCAGCGTGATCGAGGCGCGCCCGCAGCGCAGCACCACCTCGCGCCGCCCCTCCAGAACGAGGCGCGTTCCGTCGAGTTCGGCCTCCGGCACCGCCCGGCGGATCAGGCCCAGCACCACCGGAGAGGCTCCGACCTCGGCCACCACCGCCTCCGCTCCCATATCGGCGGCGGAGACCGCCACGACGGTTTCGGCCAGCGCTTCCGCCCCGCCGATCTCCACCCGCAGGAGCCCGCAGGGATCGATCCCGAGGATCCGGCCCCGCAGCAGGCGCGAGCCCGCCGCGGCAAAGCCACCGTCATGCATGATCCGCCTCCGTCTCGAACGCATAGGAAAAGCCTGCGGGGCCGCCGGTGAGGGTCACCCGGCTGAAGGCCGCCCCCGCGAGCTGGCGCTCGAGAAGCTTGCGGCTCAGCTCCGGCAGCAGGGTGCCGCTCAGGATCGCGTCGATCATCCGCCCCCCCGACTCGACCTCGGTGCAGCGGGCGCGGATCGTCTCGAGCACGCCCTCGCCCAGAACCAGCTCGGCGCCGTGCCCCGCCTTCAGCCGCCGGGCAATGGCCTCGAGCTTCTGCCCCGCGATGGCCGCGATCATCCGGTCCGAGAGCGGCAGGAACGGCAGCACGATCATCCGCCCCAGCAGCGCGGCCGGAAAGACCTGCAGAAGCGGCGCGCGGAGCGTGGCCGAGACCCGGGCCAGATCCTGCCCCGCCGCCTCCACGATCTCGTCGGTGCCGACGTTCGAGGTCAGCAGGATCACCGTATTGCGGAAATCGATCTGCCGCCCTTCGCTGTCGTCCATCCTTCCCTTGTCGAACACCTGAAAGAATATTTCATGGACATCGGGATGCGCCTTCTCGACCTCGTCGAGCAGGATCACCGAATAGGGTTTTCGCCGCACCGCCTCGGTCAGGATGCCGCCCTTGCCATAGCCCACATAGCCCGGGGGCGATCCCTTCAGCGTCGAGACCGTATGCGCCTCCTGAAATTCGCTCATGTTGATCGTGATGAGAGCCTGCTCGCCACCGTGCAGCTGTTCGGCCAAGGCCAGCGCCGTCTCGGTCTTGCCCACGCCCGAGGGCCCGCAGAGCAGAAACACGCCGAGCGGCTTCTCCGGCGGGCCGAGCCCCGCCTGCGCGGTCTGGATCCGGCTCGCGATGGCCTCCATCGCATGATCCTGTCCCACGACGCGCCGGGCCAGCAGGTCCGCAAGGCCGAGCGCGCGTTCGTTGCGGCTGGCCAGCATCCGCCCCATCGGGATGCCGGTCCAGTCCTGCACCACCGAGGCGACCGCCTGTCGGTCGACCGTCGGCAGGATCAGCGGCCGCTCCCCCTGCGCCTCGGCGAGATCCCGGCTGCAACGCCGCAGCCGGTCGAGAAGCGCCGCACGGTCGTCCTTGGGCGGCTCGGCCTCCTCGGCGGCCTGCGCCGCGGTGCCGTCCAGCGCATCGCCCTCTGCCCGCAGCCGGGCGCGCAGTTCAAGAATTTCGGCCACCAGCGCCTTCTCGGCCTCCCACCGCGCCTCCGCCGCGGCACGGTCGGCCGCGACGGCGGTCCGCGCCGCCTCGACCTCGCCGCGGCGCGCCGTCACATCCATGCCCACGGCCTCCTCGCGCTCGAGGATGCCCGCCTCGAGCGCGAGCGCCTGCGCGCGGCGGTCGATGTCCTCGACCTCCGCCGGCGTCGCATGCTGAGAGACGGCGACGCGCGCGCAGGCGGTGTCGAGCAGGGAAATCGCCTTGTCCGGCAATTGCCTGGCCGGCAGGTAGCGCTGCGACAACCGCACCGCCGCCCCCACCGCCTCGTCGAGGATCTCGACCCGGTGATGGCGCTCCAGCACGGCGGCCACGCCGCGGCACATGCGGATCGCGGCCTCTTCCGAGGGCTCCTCGATCCGCACAACCTGAAAGCGGCGGGTCAGCGCCGGGTCGGGCTCGATATGCTGCTTGTATTCGGCCCAGGTGGTGGCGGCGATGGTGCGCAGCTCTCCCCGTGCCAGTGCCGGTTTGAGAAGATTGGCCGCGTCCCCCGTCCCCGCCGCGCCGCCCGCGCCGATCAGCGTATGGGCCTCGTCGATGAAGAGGATCACCGGGGCGTCCGAGGCGTGAACCTCGTCGATCACGCTCTTCAGCCGCTTCTCGAACTCGCCCTTCATGCTGGCACCCGCCTGCATCAGCCCGAGATCGAGCATCCACAGGGTCACCGGGCGCAGCGGCGGCGGCACGTCCCCTCGGGCAAGCCGCAGCGCAAGGCCCTCGACGACGGCGGTCTTGCCCACCCCGGCCTCGCCGGTGAGGATCGGATTGTTCTGCCTCCGCCGCATCAGGATGTCGATGATCTGCCGGATCTCGGGATCGCGCCCCACGACCGGATCGAGCCGCCCCTCCCGCGCCCGCGCCGTCAGATCGGTCGCATAGCGGGCGAGCGCGGAGCCGTCGGCCGCGCCCGGCCGCGCGGGGGGCGGCGCGGCATCGCCCTCGGCCGAGCCCTGCGTCAGATCGCGGAACGTCTCGGAAAGAGACTCCGCATCCACCTGCCCGAAGGCGCCGCTGATCCGCATGAGCAGCGCCTCGAGCACGGGCACCCGCAGCGCGCCGAGCAGGAGGTATCCCGAGCGCACGCGGTCGTCGCCGAACCGCAGGCTGCCGAAGGTCCAGCCCTCGCGGATGGCGTGGAAGAGATGGTCGGAAAATTCTTCCACCGCGCTCGCCCCGCGCGGCAGCGCATCCACCGCGCGGGCCACATCGGCCGAGAGCCGGCCGGCATCGCAGCCTGCCGCGCGCATCAGCAGCGCCATGTCGGACCGATCCGCGGCGAGCAGCGCCTCGATCAGATGGACCAGCTCGACATAGGGGTTGCCGCGTGCCTTCGCCGCCTGAGCCGCCGCCGAGAAGGCCGCGAGACAGGTCGGGTTCAGCTTCGCCACCAGTTCCTTCCGCTTGACGGTTTCCTGCGAGCCCCGCGGCATGGCCGGCCCCTCACGATGTCGTCCTGAAAATAGTCGGGCGCAAAGGTCTTGGCTTAGCCTATGCTGGAATCAGGCACCTTGGCGACACCTTTGCATCGGGGCGGAGGCCGGGCATGATCGGGGAACAGCCCGGCGACATCTTCCGCCGGGGCGAGATCCTGAACCACACCTACGAGATCGAGGGCGTGCTGGGCCGCGGCGGCACCGGCGAGATCTACCGCGCGCGCAACCTGATCTCGGGGCGGATCGTCGCGGTCAAGGCGCTGAACCGGCGCTTTTCGGGCAACGACGATTACATCGGCCTCATGCGCCGCGAGGAGCAGCTACGCGACGTGATCGACGATGCCGTCGTGCGCTACACCGAATGTTCGCGCAGCGACGGCGGGCATGTCTTCCTCGTGATGGACCATATCGAGGGCCCGTCGCTCGCGCAGGCGATGGAGGCCGGGCGGATCGAGGCGCGCGACCTTCTGATCGTGGCGCACCGGGTGGCCGAGGGCCTGCGGGCCGCGCACCGGCACGGGATCGTCCACCGCGACCTGTCGCCCGACAATATCATCCTGCGCGGCGGAGCCCCCGAGCGGGCGACGATCATCGACTTCGGCATCGCCAAGGATCTCTCGGCCGGGGCGCAGACCATCGTCGGCAACGACTTCGCCGGGAAATACGAATATGCGGCGCCCGAGCAGATCGACGGGCGTGCCGAGCCGCGCTCGGATCTCTATGCGCTCGGCGCCACGCTGCTCGCGGCCTTTCGGGGCGAGGCGCCGTTCGCCGGAGCGACGCCGGGCGAGATCGTCCGGCGCAAGGGGCGTCCGCTCGACACGGAGGGGGTGCCCGAGCCCCTGCGCGGCCTGATCGATCGCCTCGCCGCGCCCGAGGCAGAGCGCCGGCCCGCCAGTGCCGCGGCGGTGGTGGAGGAGCTCGACCGGCTGCTCCGGCCGCAGGCGGAGCCGGACCGGCGGCGACGGGTCTGGCCGGCCCTCGCGGCCCTCCTCCTCCTGGCGGTTCTCGCGGTCGGAGGATGGATCGCGCTGCGGCCGCCGCTGGCCGAGCCCTACCGGCTGACGGCGAGCGCCGCGGATCTGGCAGGCGAGGCGCCGGATCGGGCGGCGGCGGCTCGGATCGCTGCGGCCTATGCCCGCGCGGCGGGGCACGAGTCCCACGGGCTGCGGATCGCCCGCGGCGCGCCGGAGGGCTGGGCGGATGCGGCCGCCGAGGTGCTGGCGCTGGCCGCGACGCTCGACGACTGGCGGCTCGCGCTGAACGGCGCGGAGGCCGCGCTCTCGGGACGCGCACCCGATGCCCGGAGCGCGGCGATGGTGGAAACCCGTTTCCGCGACTGGGCCTCGCGCCGGGGTTTCGAGCCCCGGTTGCAGATCGAGGTCGTGCCGCCGCCGCTCGATCCTCAGGCGGTCTCGGCGCTGCTTCAGCGGCATGCCGACTGCGGTCCGCTCTCCGAGGGCGGGACCGAAGGGGTCATAACAGGTGCCGTCGCCACGGCAGAGACGGCCGCCGCCCTCGAGCGCGCGCTCGCCGATCTGCGGGGCGACCGGCCGCTGCATCTGGCGATCACCGTGCTCAATCCGGCGATCTGCGCGGTGCGGCAGGCGCTTCCCGACCGGCCGGCGCAGGGCCTGTCGATCTGGCTCGGCGAGGCCGCGACAGGGGCGCCGAACCTCGCCGGAATCTACGGGCCGGGCGACTATCCGCTGGTCGAGATCAGGCTTCCGGCCGGGATGAGCGGGCTCGCGCTCTGGGTCGGTCTGGTCGATGTGACGGGCAGCGTGCTGAACCTGCTGCCCAACGTCTATTCCGACGAAAGCCGGATCGACCGGCTGGGCACGGTGGCGAACGGCGTCCGCACCATCCGGGTGATGCCGCTCGAGTTTCAGGTCGCGGGCGGCACGCAGCTCTTCGCGCTGCAGGTGGAGGCGCGCGACTTCGGCAGGAGCGAGCTGGTGGCGGTGGTGTCGCGCGGCGACCTCTTCGCGCTGCGCAGGCCCAAGGACGAATCCGTCGCCTCCTTCACCGAAGCCCTGAGCGCCCTGCGCCGGGACGACCCCGACCGGCTGGTGGCGGTGACCCGGCGGCTGCTCGAGTCCCGCCCCTCCAGATAATCCCCGGTTGAAAAAGGGGCGCGATTCGGGCACCATTTTCCTGGGCCGCATTTTCGGCCCCGCGTTCAAAAGCCCTTTGTCGAAAGGCCGCACGGCCATGTCGGAGCTACGGGAATTTCTCGATCCGATCGAAGGCGACGCTCCGTCGGGTGCGGACCTGCGGAACGATCCGCGCTTTCACGCCATCGAGCGTCTCATCGAACCGGCCCGACGCGCGGCCCGGCAGGCGGCCGCCGAGACGGGCTCTCAAGTGCAGCTCGACTGGAGCGCCATCGTGGCCGAAGCGCGCGCGCTTGCGGCCTCGGGGCGCGACCTCCGGCTTCTGGTGATCCTCCTGCGCGCGCTCACCGCCGAGGAGGGGCTGGCGGGGCTCGCCTCGGGGCTCGACCTGCTGGCCCGGACGGTGGAGAGCTACTGGGACACGCTCCACCCCGCGCTGCGCGAGGGGCCGCCGCAGGAGGCGGCCATGCGCCGGGTCAATGCGCTGCGCCAGATCGAGAATGCGGATGCGGGCCTTCTCGGCGATCTCGAGTTCCAGCCGATGTTCGAGATGCGGGCTCTGGGCGCCGTCACGGGCGGCGACCTTGCGGCGGGCGGCTTGCGCGCGGCGCAGGTGCTGGCCGAGGCCCCGCGCGGGCTCGGCGCGCGCGAGACCTCGGAGATCGCCGCCGCGCACGAGGCGCGGGCCGCCCGTGTGGCTGCCGCCTGCCGCGGACTGAAGGCGGAGCGGCCGGCGGAGTTCGAGGGCCTCGCCGCAGGGCTCGCCCATGCACAGGCGGCCCTCGGCCGGCTCGAGGCGGCGCTGGCGAAAGAGCTCGGCACCAACGGCGCGGGGCTACGCTTCACGGCCCTCTCGACCCAGCTTCAGCGCATGGCCGCGACCCTCGGCACCGCCACGGCAGAGCCCGCACCTCTCGCCGCAGAGGCCCCCGCCGCCCTCCCCGAGGCCCCGGCCCTGGGGATCGCCTCGCGCCGCGATGTCGAGCGCTGCCTCGACCTCATCATCGAGTTCTACGAGCGCACCGAACCCTCGTCGCCGATCCCGCATCTGGCGCGGCGGATGCGGCGGATGGTGCCGATGAACTTCCTCCAGCTCATGGAGGAGGTCGCCCCCTCGGGCATGAAGGAATTCCGCGCCGTGGCCGGCGTCGCGGACGAACGGACGAAATGACAGGGAGAGGCCGCGACCATGAGCGAGAGCAAGGCGAAGGTGATCGAACGCAACCGCGCTCCGCGGGTGCAGATCGCCTATGACGTGGAGCATTACGGCAGCCCGACGACCATCGAGCTGCCCTTCGTGATGGGGGTCATGGCCGACCTCGCCGGCAAGTCCGAGACGCGCGAGGCGCAGAAACCCGCGGCCGAGCGGGCCTTCGTCGAGGTGGATGCCGGCCGGTTCGGCAAGTTCATGGAGGCGCTGAGCCCGCGGGTGAAGGCACGGGTCCCGAACCGGCTGCCCGGCGGGGCGGAGGGCGGCGAGGAGGAGATGTTCGTCGATCTCAGCTTCCGCAGCATGGGCGATTTCGCCCCCGACCGCATGGCCGAGCAGGTGCCGGCGCTGGCCGAGCTCCTGCGGATGCGGCGCCAGCTCGAAGAGCTTCTCGGCTACATGGACGGCAAGGTCAGTGCCGAGAAGCGCATCGCCCAGCTTCTGACGAACGAGCCGCTGCTCGCGCAGGTCGCGGGCGAGGCCGTGAAGTCGCGTCAGCCGGAGGAATGACCATGGCCGAAGCCAAGCAGGACACTGGCCCCGCCACCGCCGAGACGGAGGCGCTGGATCTGGGCGAGTTCAGTGCGCTTCTGGAAAAGGACTTCCGCGTCCGCGAGGACGACAGCGACAAGCTGAAGGATCTGGTGCGCAACCTCGCCCTCGCAGCCACCGAGCGGTCGGGCACCGCCACCATCTCGGGCAATGCCGTCAAGTCGATCAAGTCGCTGATCGCGGGCATCGACGCGCTTCTTTCGGCGCAGATGAACGAGATCCTCCACGCGCCCGAGGTGCGCCAGATCGAGGGGACATGGCGCGGGCTCCATTATCTCGTGAACAACACCGAGACCGACCAGAAGCTGAAGATCCGGGTGATGAACATCACCAAGGACGAACTGGCCGACCAGCTCGAGGATTTCGAGGGCCAGATGTGGGACCAGTCGCCCACCTTCAAGAAGCTCTACACCGAGGAATATTCGATGTTCGGCGGCGCGCCCTTCGGGGCGGTCATCGGGGCCTATGAATTCAGCCACCATCCGCGCGACGTAAGCCTCCTGCGCAACATCTCGGGCATCTGCGCCTCGGCCCATGCGCCGTTCATCGCCGCGGCCGCCCCGCAGCTCTTCCGCATGGAGAGCTGGCAGGAACTGCCCAATCCGCAGGATCTTCAGCAGATCGTCTCCTCGCCCGATTACGCCAGCTGGCAGTCGCTGCGCGAGAGCGAGGACAGCCGCTACATCGGCCTCACGCTTCCGCGGGTGCTGGCCCGCCTGCCCTATGGCGCGGCCACGATCCCGGTAAAGGGCTTCGCCTTCGAGGAGGAGATCGACGGCAAGCACGACCATTACGTCTGGATGAACGCGGCCTTCCCGATGGGCGTCAACATCAACCGCAGCCACAAGCTCTACAGCTGGGGCACTCAGATCCGCGGCGTCGAGACCGGCGGCTCGGTCATCAACCTGCCCGTCCACACCTTCCCGACCGACGACGGTTCGGTGGCGATGAAATGCCCCACCGAGATCGCCATCGACGACCGGCGCGAGGCGGAACTCGCCAGACTCGGGATGATGCCGATCCTGCACCGCAAGAACACCGACATCGCGGCCTTCATCGGCGCTCACAGCCTGCAGGACGACGAGGCCCGCGCCGGGCGGCTGGTCGATCCCGACGCGCAGTCGAACGAGCGGCTGAGCGCGAACCTGCCCTACCTCTTCCCCGTCTGCCGCTTCGCCCATTACCTCAAGGCCATCGCGCGCGACAAGATCGGCAGCTTCAAGGAACGGGCCGACATGCAGGTCTGGCTGTCCGAGTGGATCAACCGCTATGTCCTCGCCAACACCGCCATGGCCGACGACAAGCAGAAGGCGCGCCGCCCGCTCGCCGCCGCCGAGGTGCAGGTCGACAGCGTCGAGGGCCGCCCCGGCTACTATGCCGCGCGCTTCTACCTGCGGCCGCACTACCAGCTCGAGGGCATCAACGCGAGCCTGCGGCTCGTCTCGGAGCTGCCCTCCGTCAAGGGAGGCTGATCGCTTCTCCCCGCTTTCAGGACGTCTGCATGGCCATCGGAGGTTCAGGACATGGCATTCACAGGCTACCTCAAGATCGACGACATCAAGGGCGAGTCGCGGCGCGCCGACCACGAGGACGAGATCGACGCCTTCGGCGTGAGCTGGCTCGTCGAGCAGACGAGCTCGGCCTCGACCGGCAGCGGCCGGACGCGCGGCCGCGCCAGGGTGGGCGACTTCCGGCTGCGCAAATGGATGGACGCCTCTTCACCCTATCTCGCGCTGGCCTGCATGCAGGGCAAGTCCTTCCCCGAGATGATCTTCATGGCCCGCAAGGACTCCGGCGAGGCGCATCTCGATTATCTGCAGGTGACGCTGAAGAACTGCATCGTCTCGAGCTATGCGCTCGCGCAGGATGCGCCCGAGGAGTCGGGCCATGACATGATCGCCGAGGATGTGGCGATCTCGTTCGAGACCATCACCTACAAATATGTCGTTCAGGCCGACGACCATTCGGCCGGCGACGAGCACGAGGTCGAATATAACGTCGTCGCCGCCCGCTGAGCGCGGCGGCCCCGCTGGCGCGGAGGGACCCGATGCCCGAGACGGTGATACCCCCTCATGCCCGCCGCGAGGCGGTGCAGCCGAGCCTCTGGGACCGGCTGCGCGAGGATCTGCCCGGCCTCATCGCCGAAAGCGGGCGGGCCCGGGCGGCCCTCGCGCGCGAACTGGGCGAGGAGCGGCTGGACGAGCTGCTCGCCCGGGGGCGGGCTGGGCTGACCGGTCTCGACGAAGGGCAGCGGCGCGCCGTCCTGCGGCTGATGGCGCTGCTCGACCGGCGCGCGTTTCTCGAGGAGCACGGTCTTCTCGTGACCCCCGAGGCGCTGCGCGAGGCCGTCCGGCGCGATGTCGAGGCGCTCTTCAACACCGAGCGGCTGCAGGCCCATCTTCTGCTCGGCGCAGCCGAGCGCGGGGCGGCGGAAGACCCCGCCGATACTCTCGAAGACTTCCCCCATGTCCGGCGCAGCGTGCTGAACTTCGGCGTTCCCGCCTTTTCGGGCCGGCGCGCGCGCGACTTCGATCCCGAGCGGCTGGCGCGCGATCTGCGCGAGGTGGTGGCTTTGTTCGAGCCGCGGCTGCGGCGCGACACGCTCAGGATCCGCGTGGACACCCACGACCGCAGCGGCCTGCGCATCTCCATCGAGGGGGTGCTGATGCTCGCCCCCGTACCCGAGCGGTTGCGGCTGTCAACCATGCTCGACCTCGATACCGGCAGCGCCTCGACCGCGCTCGAGGAGGCGTGATGGACCGCGCCTTCCTCGCCTATTACGAGGCAGAGCTCGCCGAGCTGCGCGAGGCGGCGGCCGCGTTCGGCACCCTGCATCCGACGGTGGGGCGCAACCTCTCGCTCGATACGGTGCCCTGCCCGGACCCCTATGTGGAACGGCTGCTCGAAGGGGTGGCCTGGCTCGCGGCAAGGACCCGGCTCAAGCTCGACGCCGAGGCGCAGCGCAGCGTGCGCAACCTGCTCGACTGGCTCTGGCCCGATCTCGCCGGGCCTGCGCCGGCCATGGCGCTCGCCACCCTTCACCCGGGGCCGCAGGTGCTGGGGATGGCGGACGGCCACACGGTGAGGCGCGGCACCCGCCTCGTCGCGGCCTTCCGCGAGGGGCTGGCCACGCGCGCCACCTACACGACCGCGCAGGACGTGACCCTCTGGCCGGTGACCCTCGAGGCGGCGGGATACCTGCCCGACCGCGGCGCCTTGAAGGCCGCGGGGCTCTCCGAGGCGATGGCGGGGGGCGCCGAGGCGGCCATCCGCCTCGCCCTCGCGCGCGCAGGGCCGGGCACGCTCTCCGAGCTGTCGCTCGACCGGCTCGACCTCTGTTTCGCGGGCAGTCCGCGCGCGCCCGCGCTGTTCGACGCGATCCACGGCACCTGTCGGCGGGCGGCGGCCCGCGGCGCGGCGGATTTCGAGCGGGTGCCGGCCCCCGCCCTCGTCGGCATCGACGGGGCGGAGGGACTGCTGCCGCGCCTGCGCCCCTCCTTCGAGGGCTACCGGCTGATCCGCGAATATTTCCTGATGCCGGATCGGTTCCACTACCTGCGCCTCGACGGGCTGCAGACAGCCATCCGCGCGGCGACGGGACGGGTCGAGATCCTGTTGCTCCTCGACCGTCCGCGGCCGGCGCTGGCGGACGTCGCGGCGTCGGACTTCCGGCTGTTCGTGACGCCCGTGGTCAATCTCTTCGAGAAGGAATGCAATGCGGTCGAGGTCGATCCCCGCTCGGCCGCGCATGTCGTGCACCCGGACCGCACAAGGCCGCGCGACTTCGAGATCCTGCGCCTGCTGCGGGTCGAGGATGCCGACAGCTCCGGCCCCGAGGCGGTGATCGAGCCCCTGCATGCGCCCGCGGCCCAGGGGGGCTTGGGTCTTTTCTATACCACCGAGCGCCGCCCCCGCCGCCCCGGCGAGGACGAGCTGCGCCGGGGGCAGACCCGGACGAGCCACGCGGGCGACGATCTTTACATCTCGCTCGTGCGGCGTCCGGGCGCGACGGCGCCTGCCGTCCGGCGGCTCGACATCCGCGCGCTCTGCACCAACCGCGACCTGCCGATCCTCGACGACAGCCCGCGCCTCACGCTCGAAAGCGGCGATCCGGTGGCGCGGGTCGAGCTTCTGTCGGCGCTCCGCCGCCCCCGTCCCGCGCTGGCCGCCGGGCTGCCGCGCATGACCCGCGAAGCGGAGGCGCAGCAGGACGAGGTCATCTGGCGCCTCGCCGCGCAGCTCTCGCTCGATCATCTGTCGCTCGCCGAGAC
This window contains:
- the tssH gene encoding type VI secretion system ATPase TssH — its product is MPRGSQETVKRKELVAKLNPTCLAAFSAAAQAAKARGNPYVELVHLIEALLAADRSDMALLMRAAGCDAGRLSADVARAVDALPRGASAVEEFSDHLFHAIREGWTFGSLRFGDDRVRSGYLLLGALRVPVLEALLMRISGAFGQVDAESLSETFRDLTQGSAEGDAAPPPARPGAADGSALARYATDLTARAREGRLDPVVGRDPEIRQIIDILMRRRQNNPILTGEAGVGKTAVVEGLALRLARGDVPPPLRPVTLWMLDLGLMQAGASMKGEFEKRLKSVIDEVHASDAPVILFIDEAHTLIGAGGAAGTGDAANLLKPALARGELRTIAATTWAEYKQHIEPDPALTRRFQVVRIEEPSEEAAIRMCRGVAAVLERHHRVEILDEAVGAAVRLSQRYLPARQLPDKAISLLDTACARVAVSQHATPAEVEDIDRRAQALALEAGILEREEAVGMDVTARRGEVEAARTAVAADRAAAEARWEAEKALVAEILELRARLRAEGDALDGTAAQAAEEAEPPKDDRAALLDRLRRCSRDLAEAQGERPLILPTVDRQAVASVVQDWTGIPMGRMLASRNERALGLADLLARRVVGQDHAMEAIASRIQTAQAGLGPPEKPLGVFLLCGPSGVGKTETALALAEQLHGGEQALITINMSEFQEAHTVSTLKGSPPGYVGYGKGGILTEAVRRKPYSVILLDEVEKAHPDVHEIFFQVFDKGRMDDSEGRQIDFRNTVILLTSNVGTDEIVEAAGQDLARVSATLRAPLLQVFPAALLGRMIVLPFLPLSDRMIAAIAGQKLEAIARRLKAGHGAELVLGEGVLETIRARCTEVESGGRMIDAILSGTLLPELSRKLLERQLAGAAFSRVTLTGGPAGFSYAFETEADHA
- a CDS encoding serine/threonine-protein kinase, encoding MIGEQPGDIFRRGEILNHTYEIEGVLGRGGTGEIYRARNLISGRIVAVKALNRRFSGNDDYIGLMRREEQLRDVIDDAVVRYTECSRSDGGHVFLVMDHIEGPSLAQAMEAGRIEARDLLIVAHRVAEGLRAAHRHGIVHRDLSPDNIILRGGAPERATIIDFGIAKDLSAGAQTIVGNDFAGKYEYAAPEQIDGRAEPRSDLYALGATLLAAFRGEAPFAGATPGEIVRRKGRPLDTEGVPEPLRGLIDRLAAPEAERRPASAAAVVEELDRLLRPQAEPDRRRRVWPALAALLLLAVLAVGGWIALRPPLAEPYRLTASAADLAGEAPDRAAAARIAAAYARAAGHESHGLRIARGAPEGWADAAAEVLALAATLDDWRLALNGAEAALSGRAPDARSAAMVETRFRDWASRRGFEPRLQIEVVPPPLDPQAVSALLQRHADCGPLSEGGTEGVITGAVATAETAAALERALADLRGDRPLHLAITVLNPAICAVRQALPDRPAQGLSIWLGEAATGAPNLAGIYGPGDYPLVEIRLPAGMSGLALWVGLVDVTGSVLNLLPNVYSDESRIDRLGTVANGVRTIRVMPLEFQVAGGTQLFALQVEARDFGRSELVAVVSRGDLFALRRPKDESVASFTEALSALRRDDPDRLVAVTRRLLESRPSR
- a CDS encoding type VI secretion system protein TssA, yielding MSELREFLDPIEGDAPSGADLRNDPRFHAIERLIEPARRAARQAAAETGSQVQLDWSAIVAEARALAASGRDLRLLVILLRALTAEEGLAGLASGLDLLARTVESYWDTLHPALREGPPQEAAMRRVNALRQIENADAGLLGDLEFQPMFEMRALGAVTGGDLAAGGLRAAQVLAEAPRGLGARETSEIAAAHEARAARVAAACRGLKAERPAEFEGLAAGLAHAQAALGRLEAALAKELGTNGAGLRFTALSTQLQRMAATLGTATAEPAPLAAEAPAALPEAPALGIASRRDVERCLDLIIEFYERTEPSSPIPHLARRMRRMVPMNFLQLMEEVAPSGMKEFRAVAGVADERTK
- the tssB gene encoding type VI secretion system contractile sheath small subunit, yielding MSESKAKVIERNRAPRVQIAYDVEHYGSPTTIELPFVMGVMADLAGKSETREAQKPAAERAFVEVDAGRFGKFMEALSPRVKARVPNRLPGGAEGGEEEMFVDLSFRSMGDFAPDRMAEQVPALAELLRMRRQLEELLGYMDGKVSAEKRIAQLLTNEPLLAQVAGEAVKSRQPEE
- the tssC gene encoding type VI secretion system contractile sheath large subunit, which codes for MAEAKQDTGPATAETEALDLGEFSALLEKDFRVREDDSDKLKDLVRNLALAATERSGTATISGNAVKSIKSLIAGIDALLSAQMNEILHAPEVRQIEGTWRGLHYLVNNTETDQKLKIRVMNITKDELADQLEDFEGQMWDQSPTFKKLYTEEYSMFGGAPFGAVIGAYEFSHHPRDVSLLRNISGICASAHAPFIAAAAPQLFRMESWQELPNPQDLQQIVSSPDYASWQSLRESEDSRYIGLTLPRVLARLPYGAATIPVKGFAFEEEIDGKHDHYVWMNAAFPMGVNINRSHKLYSWGTQIRGVETGGSVINLPVHTFPTDDGSVAMKCPTEIAIDDRREAELARLGMMPILHRKNTDIAAFIGAHSLQDDEARAGRLVDPDAQSNERLSANLPYLFPVCRFAHYLKAIARDKIGSFKERADMQVWLSEWINRYVLANTAMADDKQKARRPLAAAEVQVDSVEGRPGYYAARFYLRPHYQLEGINASLRLVSELPSVKGG
- a CDS encoding Hcp family type VI secretion system effector; the protein is MAFTGYLKIDDIKGESRRADHEDEIDAFGVSWLVEQTSSASTGSGRTRGRARVGDFRLRKWMDASSPYLALACMQGKSFPEMIFMARKDSGEAHLDYLQVTLKNCIVSSYALAQDAPEESGHDMIAEDVAISFETITYKYVVQADDHSAGDEHEVEYNVVAAR